One Mycolicibacterium parafortuitum DNA segment encodes these proteins:
- a CDS encoding alpha/beta fold hydrolase: MRSRMVHTNGVTLRVMEAGDPGAPLVVLCHGFPELAFSWRHQVAALAEAGYHVLAPDQRGYGGSDRPEDVDAYNVRELSADIVGLIDDVGADRAALIGHDFGSVVAWGAPLFAAERFWAVGGLSLPPVPRPQVPTTQAFRRIFANRFVYILYFQERGPADAELARDPAATFRRLFSMGAGGGAALTGDPDGGGFLDRIPDPGALPDWLAPADFAVYVDEFTRTGFTGPLNWYRCFDLNWELTAAPPTATIDVPALFVGGSADPTLAYTPTDRAREIVTGDYREVMLDGAGHWLTEERPAQVSRVLVDFLDSAR, encoded by the coding sequence ATGCGGTCGCGGATGGTCCACACGAACGGTGTCACGCTGCGGGTGATGGAGGCCGGCGACCCCGGCGCCCCGCTGGTTGTGTTGTGCCACGGCTTCCCTGAGCTGGCATTTTCCTGGCGCCATCAGGTCGCCGCGCTCGCCGAGGCCGGCTATCACGTCCTGGCCCCCGACCAGCGCGGCTACGGCGGCTCCGACCGTCCCGAGGATGTCGACGCCTACAACGTGCGCGAGCTCAGCGCCGACATCGTCGGGCTGATCGATGACGTCGGCGCCGACAGAGCCGCACTGATCGGGCATGACTTCGGGTCCGTCGTCGCCTGGGGTGCGCCGCTGTTCGCGGCGGAACGGTTCTGGGCGGTCGGCGGGCTGAGCCTGCCACCGGTGCCCCGCCCGCAGGTGCCGACGACGCAGGCGTTCCGCCGGATCTTCGCGAACCGATTCGTCTACATCCTGTACTTCCAGGAGCGAGGTCCGGCCGACGCGGAACTCGCGCGCGACCCCGCGGCGACGTTCCGGCGGCTGTTCTCGATGGGCGCCGGCGGCGGCGCCGCGCTGACCGGGGACCCCGACGGCGGCGGCTTCCTCGACCGCATCCCCGACCCGGGCGCGCTGCCGGACTGGCTCGCCCCCGCCGACTTCGCCGTCTACGTCGACGAGTTCACCCGCACCGGCTTCACCGGCCCGCTGAACTGGTACCGGTGTTTCGACCTGAACTGGGAGCTGACCGCCGCCCCACCGACGGCCACGATCGACGTGCCCGCCCTGTTCGTCGGTGGCAGCGCCGACCCGACGCTGGCCTACACACCGACCGACCGCGCCCGCGAGATCGTGACCGGTGACTACCGCGAGGTGATGCTCGACGGCGCCGGGCACTGGCTGACCGAGGAGCGGCCCGCACAGGTGTCGCGCGTGCTTGTCGACTTCCTGGACTCGGCCCGCTGA
- a CDS encoding SIMPL domain-containing protein, translating into MPISACAKTVRNTLIALAAAGLAAAGVSACDAQKGLSASGADARQVTVVGAGQVQGTPDTLTVNASMEFLGPDATAAMNQTNERQQSVIDGLVDLGIDRSDIATTAADLQPQYGSDGTAISAYRATNTVNVTIRDLAKASDTIGLIVSTGGNATRINSIAYSIEDDSELVRDARARAFEDAKDRAAQYAELSGLSLGKVISISEQGGSSPPVPIQAPRAMEAAVPMEPGQQTVGFSVTVVWELT; encoded by the coding sequence ATGCCGATCTCAGCGTGTGCGAAGACCGTCAGGAACACCCTCATCGCGCTTGCCGCCGCGGGTTTGGCGGCGGCCGGAGTGTCCGCGTGCGATGCGCAGAAGGGCCTGTCCGCATCCGGCGCCGACGCCCGCCAGGTCACCGTCGTCGGGGCCGGGCAGGTGCAGGGCACCCCGGACACCCTGACCGTGAACGCGTCGATGGAGTTCCTCGGCCCGGACGCCACCGCGGCGATGAACCAGACCAACGAGCGTCAGCAGTCGGTGATCGACGGTCTGGTCGACCTCGGCATCGACCGCTCGGACATCGCCACCACCGCCGCCGACCTGCAACCGCAGTACGGGTCGGACGGCACCGCGATCTCGGCCTACCGGGCCACCAACACCGTCAACGTCACGATCCGCGATCTGGCCAAAGCCTCCGACACGATCGGGTTGATCGTCTCCACCGGCGGCAACGCGACCCGGATCAACTCGATCGCGTACTCGATCGAGGACGACTCCGAACTCGTCCGCGACGCCAGGGCGCGGGCCTTCGAGGACGCCAAGGACCGGGCCGCGCAGTACGCCGAGCTGTCCGGACTGAGCCTGGGCAAGGTCATCTCGATCTCCGAGCAGGGCGGCTCCAGCCCGCCGGTACCGATCCAGGCACCGCGCGCGATGGAGGCCGCGGTACCGATGGAGCCGGGCCAGCAGACGGTCGGGTTCTCGGTGACCGTGGTGTGGGAGCTGACCTGA